AGTAATAAAGAACAGGTTAAATATGTTGCCACCCGTACTCAGGATTGGTCAGATAAAGGTGTCGGTAATTTCTGGAGTGATTACTTAGGCTGGGACATGGATGGCGATGGTATAGGCGATGTTGAATATGAGCCCAATGACAGTGTCGATCGCTTGTTATGGAAATTTCCGTCTGCAAAATTGTTATTAAATAGTCCGGCAGTAGAAACACTTCGTTGGGTGCAGCGTCAGTTCCCTATTTTAAAATCACCCGGTGTAGTCGACAGCCATCCGTTGATGGCGATACCCGATTCGTTTGACCGTTCCGGTAGCCAGCTAGAAGCGGCGGCGGGGCAGGTAGCAGAGAATTGATATGAATGACACGATGAATATTGTTGAATTAGAGCAGGTTGAGAAACGCTATCAGGGTGTTACTGCTTTGAATAAACTCAATCTGGAAATACGTCAGGGTGAAGTATTAGGGCTGTTTGGCCACAATGGGGCCGGAAAAACCACCACTATTAAATTGATACTTGGGTTGATAGGCGCCTCTTCTGGTCAGGTGAAGGTCTTTGGTGAAGACCCAACGCAGTCTGAAGCACGTAATCTGCGGCGTAAACTGGGATTTTTGCAAGAGAATGTAAGCTTCTATGACCAGCTAACCGGGCTGGAAGTGCTGCAGTATTTTGCCCGTCTCAAGGGAGTGTCTAAAAAGAGCTGTTTAAGTTTGTTAGAACAGGTGGGCTTAAGTCAGGCGGGTAAGCGTCGGGTAAAAACTTATTCGAAGGGGATGCGTCAGCGTCTTGGTCTGGCGCAGGCATTGTTAGGCGAACCGAAGCTATTGCTGCTGGATGAGCCTACGGTCGGGTTGGACCCTATCGCAACCCAGGATTTCTACAGACGTATTGAAATTCTGAAACAGCAGGGTTGCACCGTTATTTTGTGTTCACATGTTCTTCCCGGCGTAGAAAAGTATATCGATCGGGCGCTTATATTGGGGCAGGGTAATTTACTGGCTGAGGGGAGTATTAACGACCTGCGTCACCAGGCCTCACTGCCGGCGACTTTTCATCTTCAGGGGCGCGATCTGACACTACCGGATCACTGGGCAGACAAAGCATCTCAGGATGAACGGGGTGTCCGGCTGGATATTGAGTTAAAGGATAAAATGTTGGCGATGCAACAGCTGGTTGGTTTACAGGGACTGGAGAACATGGATATTCACCTGCCTTCACTTGAAGACCTCTATACCCACTTTATTGAATCGCACAATGGCGCTGGTTCTGCAATGAATGTGACTCAGGAGGCCGCCCAATGAGTGCTATTTTAACGGTGGCCAATAAAGAATTTCGTGATGGTCTGCGTAATCGCTGGGTACTGTCGATCTGTATTATTTTCTCAGTACTGGCGATTGGTCTGGCCTATTTTGGTGCGGCAGCAGCGGGTAAAGTGGGTTTTACATCGTTGTCGTCAACGATTGTGAGTTTAGCCAGTCTGGCAGTCTTTATTATTCCATTGATCGCATTGATGCTGGCCTATGATGGCGTGGTAGGTGAAGATGAGAACGGTACATTGTTGTTATTGATGACATACCCCTTATCCCGATGGCAGTTATTGTTGGGGAAAATGGTAGGTCAGAGCGCAGTGATGGCGTTTTCAACTCTGATTGGGTTTGGTTCTTCAGCGATCATGATGGGGGTATTCTCCGATACAGCCTGGGCTGAATTAATTGGCCCCTATACGGTGTTTATCTTCTCCTCGATGCTCTTGGGTTGGATCTTTATCGCTATTGCGTATGTGATCAGTGCTTCGGTATCTGAGAAGTCGAAAGCGGCAGGTGTCGCTTTAATTACCTGGTTTGTTTTTGTCTTGGTATTTGATCTGGGCTTGCTGGGAATGCTGGTGGGTACCCAGGGTAATGTTGATGAGACAATGTTTCCTTACTTGTTGCTATTGAACCCGACTGATATTTTCAGGTTGGTCAATATAACGTATTTTGCAGA
The genomic region above belongs to Amphritea japonica ATCC BAA-1530 and contains:
- a CDS encoding ABC transporter ATP-binding protein codes for the protein MNDTMNIVELEQVEKRYQGVTALNKLNLEIRQGEVLGLFGHNGAGKTTTIKLILGLIGASSGQVKVFGEDPTQSEARNLRRKLGFLQENVSFYDQLTGLEVLQYFARLKGVSKKSCLSLLEQVGLSQAGKRRVKTYSKGMRQRLGLAQALLGEPKLLLLDEPTVGLDPIATQDFYRRIEILKQQGCTVILCSHVLPGVEKYIDRALILGQGNLLAEGSINDLRHQASLPATFHLQGRDLTLPDHWADKASQDERGVRLDIELKDKMLAMQQLVGLQGLENMDIHLPSLEDLYTHFIESHNGAGSAMNVTQEAAQ
- a CDS encoding ABC transporter permease; amino-acid sequence: MSAILTVANKEFRDGLRNRWVLSICIIFSVLAIGLAYFGAAAAGKVGFTSLSSTIVSLASLAVFIIPLIALMLAYDGVVGEDENGTLLLLMTYPLSRWQLLLGKMVGQSAVMAFSTLIGFGSSAIMMGVFSDTAWAELIGPYTVFIFSSMLLGWIFIAIAYVISASVSEKSKAAGVALITWFVFVLVFDLGLLGMLVGTQGNVDETMFPYLLLLNPTDIFRLVNITYFADQNLTGLMAIAQQTQFSTLSLLGGMLVWLALPVTLAMAIFNRRGL